In Dromaius novaehollandiae isolate bDroNov1 chromosome 3, bDroNov1.hap1, whole genome shotgun sequence, the following are encoded in one genomic region:
- the KCNG3 gene encoding potassium voltage-gated channel subfamily G member 3 isoform X2, producing the protein MNFGRGPSVVLNVGGTRYSFSREVLKDFPLRRVSRLHGCLSEQDVLEVCDDYDRERNEYFFDRHSEAFGFIMLYVRHGHLRFVPHMCELSFYNEMIYWGLEGSHLDYCCQRRLDDRMSETCTYYSAGEPPGEAAAEGKGRRAPGPEGRKWLERMRRTFEEPTSSVAAQVLATVSILFVIVSMVVLCASTLPEWRAPENRSVEEQSRIIEAICIGWFTAECIVRFIVSKNKCEFVRRPLNIIDLLAITPYYISVLMTVFTGENSQLQRAGVTLRVLRMMRIFWVIKLARHFIGLQTLGLTLKRCYREMVMLLVFICVAMAIFSALSQLLENGLDLGTKNKDYASIPAACWWVIISMTTVGYGDMCPITVPGRILGGICVVSGIVLLALPITFIYHSFVQCYHELKFRSARYSRSLSAEFLN; encoded by the exons ATGAACTTTGGCAGGGGCCCCTCGGTGGTGTTGAACGTCGGGGGCACCCGGTACTCCTTCTCCCGGGAGGTGCTGAAGGATTTCCCGCTGCGGCGGGTGAGCCGCCTGCACGGCTGCCTCTCGGAGCAGGACGTGCTGGAGGTGTGCGACGACTACGACCGGGAGCGCAACGAGTACTTCTTCGACCGGCACTCGGAGGCCTTCGGCTTCATCATGCTGTACGTGCGGCACGGCCACCTGCGCTTCGTGCCGCACATGTGCGAGCTCTCCTTCTACAACGAGATGATCTACTGGGGGCTGGAGGGCTCCCACCTCGACTACTGCTGCCAGCGCCGCCTGGACGACCGCATGTCCGAGACGTGCACCTACTACTCGgcgggggagccgccgggcgAGGCGGCCGCCGAGGGCAagggccgccgggcgccggggcccgagGGCAGGAAGTGGCTGGAGAGGATGAGGCGGACTTTCGAGGAGCCCACGTCTTCCGTGGCAGCCCAGGTCCTGGCCACCGTGTCCATCCTCTTCGTCATCGTGTCCATGGTGGTGCTGTGCGCCAGCACCCTGCCCGAGTGGCGGGCGCCGGAGAACCGCAGCgtggaggagcagagcag GATAATTGAAGCTATCTGCATAGGCTGGTTCACTGCAGAGTGCATTGTGAGGTTCATCGTCTCCAAAAACAAGTGTGAGTTTGTCAGAAGACCTCTCAACATCATTGATTTACTGGCAATTACTCCCTACTACATCTCTGTTCTAATGACAGTTTTTACCGGGGAAAATTCGCAGCTTCAGAGGGCTGGAGTCACCTTGAGGGTCTTAAGAATGATGAGGATTTTTTGGGTGATTAAACTGGCTCGTCATTTCATTGGCCTTCAAACACTTGGTCTGACTCTGAAGCGTTGTTACAGAGAGATGGTGATGCTACTTGTCTTTATCTGTGTTGCTATGGCAATTTTCAGTGCACTTTCCCAGCTTCTTGAAAATGGGCTGGACTTGGGAACAAAGAATAAGGATTATGCCAGCATCCCTGCTGCTTGTTGGTGGGTGATCATCTCTATGACCACGGTTGGTTATGGTGACATGTGTCCCATCACTGTACCTGGAAGGATTCTTGGCGGAATTTGTGTGGTTAGTGGCATTGTTCTATTAGCCTTGCCAATTACTTTCATTTATCACAGCTTTGTGCAATGTTATCATGAGCTCAAATTCCGATCTGCTAGGTACAGTAGAAGCCTTTCTGCTGAATTCTTAAATTGA
- the KCNG3 gene encoding potassium voltage-gated channel subfamily G member 3 isoform X1 — translation MNFGRGPSVVLNVGGTRYSFSREVLKDFPLRRVSRLHGCLSEQDVLEVCDDYDRERNEYFFDRHSEAFGFIMLYVRHGHLRFVPHMCELSFYNEMIYWGLEGSHLDYCCQRRLDDRMSETCTYYSAGEPPGEAAAEGKGRRAPGPEGRKWLERMRRTFEEPTSSVAAQVLATVSILFVIVSMVVLCASTLPEWRAPENRSVEEQSRYTAESVREPSGIIEAICIGWFTAECIVRFIVSKNKCEFVRRPLNIIDLLAITPYYISVLMTVFTGENSQLQRAGVTLRVLRMMRIFWVIKLARHFIGLQTLGLTLKRCYREMVMLLVFICVAMAIFSALSQLLENGLDLGTKNKDYASIPAACWWVIISMTTVGYGDMCPITVPGRILGGICVVSGIVLLALPITFIYHSFVQCYHELKFRSARYSRSLSAEFLN, via the exons ATGAACTTTGGCAGGGGCCCCTCGGTGGTGTTGAACGTCGGGGGCACCCGGTACTCCTTCTCCCGGGAGGTGCTGAAGGATTTCCCGCTGCGGCGGGTGAGCCGCCTGCACGGCTGCCTCTCGGAGCAGGACGTGCTGGAGGTGTGCGACGACTACGACCGGGAGCGCAACGAGTACTTCTTCGACCGGCACTCGGAGGCCTTCGGCTTCATCATGCTGTACGTGCGGCACGGCCACCTGCGCTTCGTGCCGCACATGTGCGAGCTCTCCTTCTACAACGAGATGATCTACTGGGGGCTGGAGGGCTCCCACCTCGACTACTGCTGCCAGCGCCGCCTGGACGACCGCATGTCCGAGACGTGCACCTACTACTCGgcgggggagccgccgggcgAGGCGGCCGCCGAGGGCAagggccgccgggcgccggggcccgagGGCAGGAAGTGGCTGGAGAGGATGAGGCGGACTTTCGAGGAGCCCACGTCTTCCGTGGCAGCCCAGGTCCTGGCCACCGTGTCCATCCTCTTCGTCATCGTGTCCATGGTGGTGCTGTGCGCCAGCACCCTGCCCGAGTGGCGGGCGCCGGAGAACCGCAGCgtggaggagcagagcaggtacACAGCAGAGTCAGTGAGGGAGCCCTCAGG GATAATTGAAGCTATCTGCATAGGCTGGTTCACTGCAGAGTGCATTGTGAGGTTCATCGTCTCCAAAAACAAGTGTGAGTTTGTCAGAAGACCTCTCAACATCATTGATTTACTGGCAATTACTCCCTACTACATCTCTGTTCTAATGACAGTTTTTACCGGGGAAAATTCGCAGCTTCAGAGGGCTGGAGTCACCTTGAGGGTCTTAAGAATGATGAGGATTTTTTGGGTGATTAAACTGGCTCGTCATTTCATTGGCCTTCAAACACTTGGTCTGACTCTGAAGCGTTGTTACAGAGAGATGGTGATGCTACTTGTCTTTATCTGTGTTGCTATGGCAATTTTCAGTGCACTTTCCCAGCTTCTTGAAAATGGGCTGGACTTGGGAACAAAGAATAAGGATTATGCCAGCATCCCTGCTGCTTGTTGGTGGGTGATCATCTCTATGACCACGGTTGGTTATGGTGACATGTGTCCCATCACTGTACCTGGAAGGATTCTTGGCGGAATTTGTGTGGTTAGTGGCATTGTTCTATTAGCCTTGCCAATTACTTTCATTTATCACAGCTTTGTGCAATGTTATCATGAGCTCAAATTCCGATCTGCTAGGTACAGTAGAAGCCTTTCTGCTGAATTCTTAAATTGA